In Nicotiana tabacum cultivar K326 chromosome 2, ASM71507v2, whole genome shotgun sequence, the following proteins share a genomic window:
- the LOC107775825 gene encoding major pollen allergen Ole e 10-like isoform X1, which produces MAKAILTIFFLLVSCSSAPILTLVDGQKTWCVAKPSSDNAILQQNINFACSNVDCRSIFQEGCPCFSPNNLMNHASIAMNLYYQTKGRNPWNCHFGNSALVVMTDPSYGSCTYE; this is translated from the exons ATGGCTAAAGCAATTCTCACAATTTTCTTCCTGCTCGTGTCCTGCTCTTCAG CGCCGATTCTAACGTTAGTGGATGGGCAG AAGACTTGGTGTGTGGCTAAACCTTCATCAGATAATGCAATCCTTCAGCAAAATATAAATTTTGCTTGTTCTAATGTGGACTGCCGCAGTATATTCCAGGAAGGTTGCCCTTGCTTTTCCCCAAACAATTTGATGAACCATGCTTCTATTGCCATGAACCTTTATTACCAAACTAAAGGAAGGAACCCTTGGAATTGCCACTTTGGTAATTCTGCCCTCGTTGTCATGACCGATCCAA GTTATGGCAGCTGCACCTATGAGTGA
- the LOC107775825 gene encoding glucan endo-1,3-beta-glucosidase-like isoform X2, which translates to MAKAILTIFFLLVSCSSAPILTLVDGQTWCVAKPSSDNAILQQNINFACSNVDCRSIFQEGCPCFSPNNLMNHASIAMNLYYQTKGRNPWNCHFGNSALVVMTDPSYGSCTYE; encoded by the exons ATGGCTAAAGCAATTCTCACAATTTTCTTCCTGCTCGTGTCCTGCTCTTCAG CGCCGATTCTAACGTTAGTGGATGGGCAG ACTTGGTGTGTGGCTAAACCTTCATCAGATAATGCAATCCTTCAGCAAAATATAAATTTTGCTTGTTCTAATGTGGACTGCCGCAGTATATTCCAGGAAGGTTGCCCTTGCTTTTCCCCAAACAATTTGATGAACCATGCTTCTATTGCCATGAACCTTTATTACCAAACTAAAGGAAGGAACCCTTGGAATTGCCACTTTGGTAATTCTGCCCTCGTTGTCATGACCGATCCAA GTTATGGCAGCTGCACCTATGAGTGA
- the LOC107775819 gene encoding receptor-like serine/threonine-protein kinase At1g78530 isoform X2: protein MGNSKVVALYITICVVSFVVSKIIMAILCYRRCRRKQMVVQDSLSGGTLVMFKSSKMDTLKSNMLLKKTMKLTNKDIIGSGGYGTVYKLTIDESTSFAVKRLNRISAEQDRGFERELVAMGDIKHRNIVTLHGYYRKSGPRKVLDWPSRYKIAVLAARGLSYLHHDCIPHVIHRDIKSSNILLDHNMEARVSDFGLATLMEPDKTHVSTLVAGTFGYLAPEYFDTGKATAKGDVYSFGVVLLELLTGRKPTDESFLEEGTKLVTWVKAVVQEKREEYVVDRNLEEFPIEEINHVFTIAWMCLEAEPCIRPTMAEVVKMLEQIKVNALA, encoded by the exons ATGGGAAATTCTAAAGTTGTTGCACTCTATATCACAATATGTGTGGTTTCTTTTGTTGTCTCGAAGATTATTATGGCAATCCTCTGTTACCGTAGATGTAGGAGAAAGCAAATGGTTGTTCAAGACAGCTTATCTG GTGGAACGCTAGTGATGTTTAAATCATCAAAAATGGACACATTGAAATCCAACATGTTGTTGAAGAAAACCATGAAGCTGACCAACAAAGATATTATAGGATCAGGAGGCTATGGAACAGTCTATAAACTGACAATTGATGAATCAACTTCTTTCGCAGTAAAGAGGTTAAACAGAATAAGTGCAGAACAAGACCGAGGTTTTGAAAGAGAGTTGGTGGCAATGGGCGACATAAAGCATCGAAATATAGTGACGCTTCATGGATACTACA GAAAATCTGGTCCTAGGAAGGTTTTGGATTGGCCATCAAGATACAAAATAGCAGTATTAGCTGCAAGAGGATTATCATATCTGCATCACGATTGCATTCCTCACGTTATCCACAGAGATATCAAGTCGAGCAATATATTGCTGGATCATAACATGGAGGCTCGAGTATCTGATTTTGGACTAGCCACTTTGATGGAACCAGATAAGACCCATGTTTCAACTTTGGTAGCTGGAACTTTTGGATATTTGGCTCCTG AATATTTTGACACTGGAAAAGCAACAGCAAAAGGAGATGTTTACAGCTTTGGAGTTGTTTTACTGGAGCTTCTAACTGGGAGAAAGCCAACAGATGAATCATTTTTGGAGGAAGGAACCAAGCTTGTAACCTGG GTGAAGGCGGTCGTTCAGGAGAAAAGGGAAGAGTATGTAGTTGACAGAAACTTAGAGGAGTTTCCCATAGAAGAAATTAACCATGTCTTTACCATTGCATGGATGTGCCTTGAGGCAGAGCCATGCATAAGGCCCACCATGGCTGAAGTTGTTAAAATGCTTGAGCAAATAAAAGTAAATGCTTTAGCATGA
- the LOC107775819 gene encoding receptor-like serine/threonine-protein kinase At1g78530 isoform X1, whose product MGNSKVVALYITICVVSFVVSKIIMAILCYRRCRRKQMVVQDSLSGGTLVMFKSSKMDTLKSNMLLKKTMKLTNKDIIGSGGYGTVYKLTIDESTSFAVKRLNRISAEQDRGFERELVAMGDIKHRNIVTLHGYYSTNHYNLLIYELMPNGSLDQVLHGKSGPRKVLDWPSRYKIAVLAARGLSYLHHDCIPHVIHRDIKSSNILLDHNMEARVSDFGLATLMEPDKTHVSTLVAGTFGYLAPEYFDTGKATAKGDVYSFGVVLLELLTGRKPTDESFLEEGTKLVTWVKAVVQEKREEYVVDRNLEEFPIEEINHVFTIAWMCLEAEPCIRPTMAEVVKMLEQIKVNALA is encoded by the exons ATGGGAAATTCTAAAGTTGTTGCACTCTATATCACAATATGTGTGGTTTCTTTTGTTGTCTCGAAGATTATTATGGCAATCCTCTGTTACCGTAGATGTAGGAGAAAGCAAATGGTTGTTCAAGACAGCTTATCTG GTGGAACGCTAGTGATGTTTAAATCATCAAAAATGGACACATTGAAATCCAACATGTTGTTGAAGAAAACCATGAAGCTGACCAACAAAGATATTATAGGATCAGGAGGCTATGGAACAGTCTATAAACTGACAATTGATGAATCAACTTCTTTCGCAGTAAAGAGGTTAAACAGAATAAGTGCAGAACAAGACCGAGGTTTTGAAAGAGAGTTGGTGGCAATGGGCGACATAAAGCATCGAAATATAGTGACGCTTCATGGATACTACAGTACGAATCACTATAACCTTCTCATCTATGAGCTTATGCCTAATGGAAGTTTAGATCAAGTACTTCATG GAAAATCTGGTCCTAGGAAGGTTTTGGATTGGCCATCAAGATACAAAATAGCAGTATTAGCTGCAAGAGGATTATCATATCTGCATCACGATTGCATTCCTCACGTTATCCACAGAGATATCAAGTCGAGCAATATATTGCTGGATCATAACATGGAGGCTCGAGTATCTGATTTTGGACTAGCCACTTTGATGGAACCAGATAAGACCCATGTTTCAACTTTGGTAGCTGGAACTTTTGGATATTTGGCTCCTG AATATTTTGACACTGGAAAAGCAACAGCAAAAGGAGATGTTTACAGCTTTGGAGTTGTTTTACTGGAGCTTCTAACTGGGAGAAAGCCAACAGATGAATCATTTTTGGAGGAAGGAACCAAGCTTGTAACCTGG GTGAAGGCGGTCGTTCAGGAGAAAAGGGAAGAGTATGTAGTTGACAGAAACTTAGAGGAGTTTCCCATAGAAGAAATTAACCATGTCTTTACCATTGCATGGATGTGCCTTGAGGCAGAGCCATGCATAAGGCCCACCATGGCTGAAGTTGTTAAAATGCTTGAGCAAATAAAAGTAAATGCTTTAGCATGA
- the LOC107775821 gene encoding fatty-acid-binding protein 3, chloroplastic produces MVAAGAISLPIWISTSTSTKITAYYNVKPRISYPLKTPRNAVGPILFNKSHSLYPLSTFERNERHEHHFTPKAVSSSSVESAEEPATKVKFQRSLSLPGCSTSLSLLGTGYREKVFAIIGVKVYAAGLYINDSVFSRLDTWRGRSAAEIQQDTSLFNMIFEANLEKSLRIVLVRDIDGKTFWDALDEAISPRIKSPTAEDKAALSTFRGVFQGKPLKKETSIFLTWINPTKMLVSLSFDGMPSSVDATIESTNVASALFDVFLGGDPVSPSLKASVANGLEAALK; encoded by the exons ATGGTTGCAGCTGGAGCTATATCACTACCAATTTGGATTTCAACATCAACATCCACAAAGATCACTGCTTATTATAATGTCAAACCCAGAATTTCTTATCCCTTAAAAACTCCAAGAAATGCAGTAGGCCCAATATTATTCAACAAAAGCCATAGTCTCTATCCCTTATCCACATTTGAGAGAAATGAACGACATGAACACCATTTCACACCTAAAGCTGTTTCTTCCTCTTCGG TTGAAAGTGCAGAAGAACCAGCAACTAAGGTGAAGTTTCAAAGATCACTGAGCCTACCTGGTTGCTCTACTTCATTGTCATTGCTTGGAACTG GATacagggaaaaggtttttgcaatTATTGGTGTCAAGGTCTATGCTGCAGGTCTCTATATCAATGATTCTGTCTTTAGTAGGTTAGATACCTGGCGAGGACGTTCAGCTGCAGAAATTCAGCAGGATACTTCCTTGTTCAACATGATATTTGAAG CCAATCTGGAGAAATCACTACGCATTGTGCTGGTCAGAGATATTGATGGTAAAACTTTCTGGGATGCCTTAGATGAAGCCATTTCTCCAAGAATCAAGTCACCCACTGCCGAAGATAAGGCTGCTCTTTCCACGTTCCGTGGTGTCTTTCAAGGGAAACCTCTTAAGAAAGAAACTTCCATATTCTTGACTTGGATTAACCCAACCAAAATGCTT gtttcacTCTCTTTTGATGGGATGCCTTCCTCAGTAGATGCGACAATTGAATCTACAAATGTTGCATCGGCTCTCTTCGATGTATTTCTTGGTGGTGATCCGGTTTCTCCTTCACTCAAAGCATCAGTTGCTAATGGACTGGAAGCTGCGCTCAAGTGA